In the genome of Populus nigra chromosome 19, ddPopNigr1.1, whole genome shotgun sequence, the window GGAGCTCAAAAGAGCATCCATGCTGGCAAAGGTCAGTATTGAAAGTcggttcttgatttttttttctttttctgggaattttattttgttgttgttgattgtgGATTTTGATATGTTACAGCCAAGATTGATGTGAATGTTGATTTTACTCACAAGCTATGTGCTTCTTTGATGCTTCCTTCTCTAAGGTTCTTTTCTTTGTATTATCCATTTCTTTGGTTATTAATTACGAGTAACTGCCACATCTCTCTCTCACTCATTCACTGACTCTCTTTCATGTAAAACTGCAGGAACACTGGAAGTCCTCTTTCTCTGATAATTGGGAGGTGGGTCTTTTCCTTTATAACCTTTGCCATTTCGTTTATTGGTTACCAAGTTTTTttctatgggtttttttttgcttctagtatgaattttctttgtttggttactgagaaaatggtgggaaagaaaaggaaatattgTTAAGTTTTTGAATCCTTCTATGTAATTGAATTCAAGAAAAAGCTGGGTTTTGTTCTTTAACTATGTTTTGTAGACCAgagaaatgcaaaacaaaatttacattCTTTCCTGCTTGCAAAAAATAGTGTCGGTAGTTGTTTGGCAATTAATTCAATTAGCGTTTTGCAGTCTTTGCATCAAACACCCGAATTTATTTGGTGGAAGTGAGAAGCTTGATGTATCATGGGATAAGGGGCTCTCTGATTCAAATGTCTCAATAACTTATAGAAGGCCAAGACCTGAGTGGCTTTGTcaaaaatgttttgttattCAGGTCAGTTGCTATAAGCTATGACTACTCTTTGGTGCTATTATTGTGTTTTGCAGACGGAAAATTAAGGAACTGGGTTTTAATGAAGAAACTGTTTAATtcgatttattttgtttttggtatggaaaatctcaaaatttaggatttttaaagaaaacagcCAATTGGGATTTTAAGGGAAaaggtttgtttgttttttctcccCACTAATTCACAACATTATTTTAACTCTTGATCCACGAATTATTTGTCCCAGCATTCCTTTTCACCTGAAATTGGGGTCCATGGTACACCAATCGACAATTTCTCTCGTTCGGGGAGTGGAGATGTAAATTTGTCTCGTTTATCAGTTGGTTTGGATCGAAATGAGCCTGCAAGCTCTGACTGGAGCAGCAGCACCAGTATCAAATTTGAGGTTCTGGCCATGCTTAATAAGCAGTTATTGCTTATGTTGTTGTTTTCAGcggagtattttttttcttgtcatatatggttgatttattaagaaattaattgttTTGGGCCTTGCAGCATGTCCAACTAGTGAATGATGATGGACGCTCTATAACCAGGGACATTGATGGGTTCCCAGTGACATGCAGGTAGTCTACACTTTTATTATTTCAgtttcaagtgaattatattaTGTTGTTTCCTAATGAATCAGTAAAATGCTTGTAATACAGTGGCAGTCCCCATGACAGTATGCTAGTTTTGAAGCAAGAGTCTCAGTGCGCAAAGGCAAATGATCACAGTTTTTCTCGGGTAAACCTTCTTGCTAATATATAAATTGTGCATTCATATTCGTTCAGGCTGAGTTGTAGTTCTATCCATTCTAATCTCTGTCTTGACACATACACCTTTAGTGCCAGCCATGTTGCTTTTCACTAACTACTAGTTTTCTTGTATCCAGTTTAGTATGCAAATTGAACAAGGGATTCCTATTCTATCAAAGTGGCTAATCTTCAACAAGTTCAAATTTACTGCTACAAAAGGAGTCAAACTTGGACCAGCATTTTTATTGGCAAGGTGAGCAAGTTTTCTATGCTGTTTTTAGCAGGTGCTGCATAGTTGTGAGTGCAAGTAGTGATTTAGTGGTCCGAAAAAGAGGGAAGACCCTGAACACAATTGGTAGCTGGAAGCAGGATGTAAAGGACAAGAGTCTTTTCAAGGGCGTCAGTAGCATACACAGCATGTGCTAGGAAGCAGGAGAGGTGTTCTTAGAagcataaataaattcaaaaactgTAGTATGTTGGTACTGGGAACTAGTAATTTGCTGAAGAGAACAAAAGGGAATTATATCTTGGCTAATAGAATGTAAAGAGAGTCTTAATCTgaaatttagtaaaataatgCTTGAAATGATATGGAGTACCTGGCTACTCAAGTTACTCAGCAGTCTGTACTGGAAGCATGCTGCAATTTTTGCTACCCCTTCGAGCATCTTAGCAGTAGGAAGAAATTATATACTCATGCTTCTTATTCTCTCTCCCTGTGCATGACTCTTACCCTTTCATTCTGACAGCCTGACAGGTGGTTCCATTGTAGGAGACATGGCTCCTTACCAAGCATTTGCAATTGGAGGGCTTGGTAGTGTGCGAGGATATGGTGAGGGTGCTGTTGGATCCGGAAGATCATGTCTGGTTGGAAATAGTGAATTGACATTTCCTCTGGTATGTAAAGCTTCATGGTATCTTTAAGGATGGCAAATTATTATAAGATGCAAAAAGTTCTAGTTCATACTGCCATTTAAAGTTTCTTAACTTTTCACTGAAATCTTAAGGAAGAGACTCATTTGGCCCTAAACACTTATGTTGCAGCAGCACCTTGACTGATCagaacactttaaaaaatttaataatagcaattatattgttttatattcgGGTTTCAAGCCTATGCATGGATATATTGTTTCTTTACAAGACATCTGGTTTGCTACTATGTTGTCTGTTTCATTGTGTTGGGTGTTGAAAGTAGAAGAGGGGATGGAATCAAGTGAATTACTCTATCTGATTCCCTTAATCTCTTTTCATAATTCATAAATACAGCAGTTTGTCTTGCCATGTGATTGTAGTTTGTTTAGGAAAACAAGCAAACATTGACAATTTAGGAGAAATAGGCCACCTAATACCATCTGTTTTGGGGTAGCTAAGACACAAAAAACTAGCTGAGACTGAAGTAAGGAATAGTAGGAAATGGCCATTTCCCATGGCTGCATCACCTGTGCAATTGGTTCTGTTTCTAAAATCCTCTCTTTCAAGGTTTGTTCTTAAatgcataataaataaaaaaattgtgctGGTGGCATGTCGGTGAGGGTAAAATTAATCCGTACTTTTCCGGGCAAGGTCATATTTATTAGATTGGACTGTGTAGGCCACAATGTCTTAGTTTTGAATCCTTGGCTACTTAATAAGTAGGTTGATTGTTTCATGCAAGAGACAAGAAATATTCTTTGCTGGTGGAGAAGAAACAAGATTCTAGAGTGTGTGATCTTTTCTCCTCTTCATCTTGAGGAGGATTGCATTGCCAGCATATGCACAATTGAAAATTTGTTAACCCTCAGAAAAACGAGAAATCTGTGTTGTGAATCTTGGAACTTAGTCTTGCGGTCATCTTCAATTGAGTCATTGCTAAAGTCACCTCCAGATAAATTAGATTCTCGCTATTTGGTATAGAAGCATTCTAAATGCTGTTGTACTCACTGCTATTTATAACACTATGAAGTACAGCTTCTTTACCATGGTCATTAAGTCTGTTATATGAAAGCTTATAGTATGGACAACTGGGTTTTCTGAAATTCGTATGTAAAATCAAGGCAATCGGAGCCGTGCTAAAGTGAGTAGGTAAGATAGAACAAGTCATTTAGGTTTGTATCTTTGTCAAAGATATAGTTAATCGTTGGTTCTGGGACATTGAAGggaccaatattattattattattattttggtgaGGGACCAATTATATGACCACTCAACTTGCACATTACTTGTTGGTGCTATGACAATATGCATATTCTTTTAAGGGTTCCTCTTGCCTCTAGGTGATGCAACCCTAAAACTCCTCAAGACTTAAAATAATCaaccaacttttattttttcttctacaaTGAGATTGGTGGCATTTCCATATTGTTTCTTCATGTCCTCTCATGATTTATTAGATATTCCGAGTCTAGCAACTCTAGCCATTATATTGGGGGAACTTGGACATATGGTAAGAAGGTATGGGTCAACTACATCACACTagttattcttaaaatttatagcaAAGTTTTCTGTTGTAGCTGCCTTCCGTCATGCACTATCACATTCTGTATATTTTTTCTCTCGTGACTGAATTTGATGAAGTGATACATGTCAACTTACTTTCTTACTGTATCCAGAGTAAGATGTTGGAAGGTGCTTTTTTCTTGGACTGTGGAACTGATCTGGGATCTGGTCGTCTTGTACCTGGTAAATTAGCTTATCTCACTTGCTTAGAAATTGTTTCCCACtcacaatttttctttttattttcagtttaatttttcattccaATGTCCAATAGTATTTATGTTGCTGAGTAAATAGTGACATTCAGTTTCTCTGTTTTAGAGATACAAACGAATCTGCATTTTAGTTCTTAGTTGCACAATGGACTTAAACAACTTCTTATAAAGTTTTCAAGACTTAAAACACATCTAATTGCAGCAAAAAAATGTAGGAATTTAGATGAATAGGAATCTGCATTGTAATTGGATGGATATGGGCCATGGAGTGTAATTATAGTAGGAAGTGAAGGACTCAGTCTTTTCTTTCTCTAGGAAGTATGAAGCCTTGgtgtttaataattattagtCGTATACTGCTTCCCCATTCTTTTGCTAACCTGATTAAGTTAACTTGTCTATGTTGGTCTTACTTCAATAGATCTGTTTGAGCCCTCCTCATTCAACCATGTCTGCAATTTCTCAGTGTTTTTACTCAGCATGTTCCACAACCCTGTGTGTGACGACTACCACTGCTCATCTGTTATTTTCTTTGCCATTGTGAATTTTGTTGTTTTCGCCTTTGTAACTTTGAAGTCTTTTCGTTTTCCCTCCTATTTCTTCTTCCCCACCACCccatcttttttgttgttgttgacaGGCTCATTACACCGTTTGCTTTTTGAGTTTCAGGAAATCCAGCAATGAGGCAGGGCAAACCAGGATCCGGAGTTGGGCTTGGATATGGCCTTCGGTTCAAGTCTCCAGCTGGTCATTTTCAGGTTGACTACGCCATCAATTCCTTTCAACAAAAAACTGTCTACTTTGGCATCAGCAACCTCATCTGATGAATTCTGTAAGCCCAGTGGTCGCTTTCTTTTCTGGCTTTCCAATGGTTTAGATGATGATTATTGAGAAAAGTTAGCTGTGGAATATGGAATTAGTAGAAGCATTGACATTTTCCTGCCGCTAGAAGGAAGTTGTTTCTGTTCTCCATCAATGATAAAGTTGCCCTTATCTGTAAGTTTTGTCGACTTACATTTCCAAGCAGTCTAGTCACCTTGCAAGTTACAAAACCAAAGAGTACATTGCAGGAaatatctattttcttttcctgctgaaattaaattttagtggAGAACAGTTCAATAGAAACAATGTAGAGTAGAAATTAAAGTATATCCCTATAGGTtcctagtaattttttttttgtttttaaccacAGAACTGATTTCCTTCTCAcgtacaaaaataaatagaatagaATATGAGACTGCAAATTCATGCGTGTAAATGGAAGTGATTCTTCAGCATTGTTTCTGGTATGGTATGAAATAAGTCTGTAGAAAAGGTCAGATTAATTGTCTTATTGCCTCGTTTATTTGTTAGCAAGTATGTCTTTGGCATTGTGGTGGCTTTAACGGTTGCAGTTTGAAAATGtagatttaaaaaaagctttaaatttgaaact includes:
- the LOC133679281 gene encoding outer envelope protein 39, chloroplastic-like — encoded protein: MGAQKSIHAGKAKIDVNVDFTHKLCASLMLPSLRNTGSPLSLIIGSLCIKHPNLFGGSEKLDVSWDKGLSDSNVSITYRRPRPEWLCQKCFVIQHSFSPEIGVHGTPIDNFSRSGSGDVNLSRLSVGLDRNEPASSDWSSSTSIKFEHVQLVNDDGRSITRDIDGFPVTCSGSPHDSMLVLKQESQCAKANDHSFSRFSMQIEQGIPILSKWLIFNKFKFTATKGVKLGPAFLLASLTGGSIVGDMAPYQAFAIGGLGSVRGYGEGAVGSGRSCLVGNSELTFPLSKMLEGAFFLDCGTDLGSGRLVPGNPAMRQGKPGSGVGLGYGLRFKSPAGHFQVDYAINSFQQKTVYFGISNLI